In Streptomyces sp. RFCAC02, the following proteins share a genomic window:
- a CDS encoding glycoside hydrolase family 15 protein, with the protein MSAPDHARLLRRSLAVITGHQDTGGAYPACPAYPVYRYAWFRDGSFIADAASRAGAADSATAFHDWCARVVTDRADRIGRVTAALGRGEMPDEAEFLPTRYELDGGDTGDSGWADFQTDGYGTWLWALSGHLGRHRVDPAPYREAAALVVDYIAATWNIPCYDWWEETQEERHGATLGALYGGMAAAARAGLADPATAARVTGGIERLVAERGIPGGHLTRSLGSGAVDASLLACMAPFSFVDPTDPVGAATLAAVERDLVEPEGGVHRHLADVFYGGGQWPVLAGFLGSVHVRAGRTADARRELDWIAAQADDDGLLPEQAPGVRLLHPEHLEHWETKWGPVAKPLLWSHAMYLTLADDLGILP; encoded by the coding sequence TTGTCCGCTCCCGACCACGCGCGTCTCCTCCGCCGCAGCCTCGCCGTCATCACCGGCCACCAGGACACGGGCGGCGCCTACCCGGCGTGCCCCGCGTACCCGGTGTACCGCTACGCGTGGTTCCGCGACGGCTCCTTCATCGCCGACGCCGCGTCCCGTGCGGGCGCCGCGGACTCCGCGACCGCGTTCCACGACTGGTGTGCGCGGGTCGTCACCGACCGGGCCGACCGGATCGGCCGCGTCACCGCGGCGCTCGGGCGCGGTGAGATGCCGGACGAGGCCGAGTTCCTGCCGACGCGCTACGAACTGGACGGGGGAGACACCGGCGACTCCGGCTGGGCCGACTTCCAGACCGACGGCTACGGCACCTGGCTGTGGGCACTGTCGGGCCACCTCGGCCGGCACCGCGTCGACCCCGCGCCGTACCGCGAGGCCGCCGCCCTGGTCGTGGACTACATCGCCGCCACGTGGAACATCCCCTGCTACGACTGGTGGGAGGAGACGCAGGAGGAGCGCCACGGCGCGACGCTCGGCGCCCTGTACGGCGGTATGGCGGCCGCGGCCCGCGCCGGACTCGCCGACCCGGCCACCGCCGCGCGCGTCACCGGCGGCATCGAACGTCTCGTCGCCGAGCGCGGCATCCCGGGCGGGCACCTCACGCGCTCCCTCGGCAGCGGCGCCGTGGACGCGAGCCTCCTCGCCTGCATGGCGCCGTTCTCGTTCGTCGATCCGACGGACCCGGTCGGCGCCGCCACGCTCGCGGCGGTCGAACGCGACCTGGTGGAGCCGGAGGGCGGCGTCCACCGGCACCTGGCGGACGTGTTCTACGGCGGCGGGCAGTGGCCCGTCCTCGCCGGGTTCCTCGGTTCGGTCCACGTCCGCGCGGGACGGACGGCGGACGCGCGCCGCGAACTCGACTGGATCGCCGCACAGGCCGACGACGACGGCCTCCTGCCCGAACAGGCCCCCGGCGTACGGCTCCTGCACCCCGAGCACCTGGAGCATTGGGAGACGAAGTGGGGGCCGGTGGCGAAACCCCTGCTGTGGTCCCACGCGATGTACCTGACCCTCGCCGACGATCTGGGCATACTCCCGTGA
- a CDS encoding aldo/keto reductase family oxidoreductase: MSTPSHSLPGGTWALGDMTVTRFGYGAMQLAGPWVMGPPADRKGALAVLREAVGLGITHIDTSDAYGPRITNELIREALHPYPESLRIVTKVGAVRDAQGGWPPARRPEDLRRQVHDNLTSLRLDALDLVNLRLGDAEGRRPDSLAEAFGTLAELRRQGLIRHLGVSNATEDQVAEARSIAPVVCVQNMYNLAHRHDDELIDRLAGDGIAYVPFFPLGGFTPLQSSALTAVAARSGATPMSVALAWLLQRSPNILLIPGTSSTAHLRENIAGAGLPLSDEDLTELDGIGR; this comes from the coding sequence ATGAGCACACCTTCCCACTCCCTTCCGGGCGGCACCTGGGCTCTGGGGGACATGACCGTCACCCGGTTCGGCTACGGCGCCATGCAACTGGCCGGCCCGTGGGTCATGGGGCCGCCCGCCGATCGCAAGGGCGCCCTGGCCGTGCTGCGTGAGGCCGTCGGCCTCGGTATCACCCACATCGACACCAGTGACGCCTACGGGCCGCGCATCACCAACGAGTTGATCCGCGAGGCTCTGCACCCGTATCCCGAGTCGCTGCGCATCGTCACCAAGGTGGGCGCGGTCCGCGACGCACAGGGCGGCTGGCCACCGGCCCGGCGGCCCGAGGATCTGCGGCGCCAGGTCCACGACAACCTCACATCGTTGCGGCTCGACGCTCTCGACCTGGTCAACCTCCGGCTCGGCGACGCCGAGGGCCGCCGGCCCGACTCGCTCGCCGAGGCGTTCGGCACGCTCGCCGAACTGCGGCGGCAGGGCCTGATCCGCCACCTCGGAGTCAGCAACGCCACTGAGGATCAGGTCGCCGAGGCGCGGAGCATCGCACCGGTCGTGTGCGTGCAGAACATGTACAACCTCGCCCACCGCCATGACGACGAACTCATCGACCGGCTCGCCGGCGACGGGATCGCGTACGTGCCCTTCTTCCCCCTCGGCGGCTTCACCCCGCTTCAGTCCTCGGCGCTCACGGCGGTCGCCGCTCGCTCGGGAGCGACGCCGATGTCCGTCGCACTGGCCTGGCTGTTGCAGCGGTCACCGAACATCCTGCTCATCCCGGGCACGTCATCGACGGCGCACCTGCGCGAGAACATCGCCGGCGCGGGGCTCCCCCTCTCGGACGAGGATCTGACCGAACTGGACGGCATCGGCCGCTGA
- a CDS encoding RHS repeat-associated core domain-containing protein, translated as MARASDWSPVGMESDPTPGNPDEVRTLADELQTFADDVGEALGKIRGLAGDSAVQDWSGLSADAFRDEFDGVPENLTKLQNSYDLCAQALQTYWPKLETAQGDADRALERAIAAQADLTAAQNALGDAQDWVSRAGDEADRLEREGEGAQPPDDSEVRAATRDRQAAQQAQESAQGRVDDAQGRLDAARQLAEQAREMREDAAREAARDIDEASDAGIQNRKWWEDAIHWVTENWDTIVDVCKAIVAVLGIVVMIIGGPLAWVVLAAALVVLADTLIKYANGEASLWDVAFAALDCIPGMKGLTTLGGLAKGLRSLGTMGLRGMAQGLRGLARSARGTLNDAAQGVYSRMRNLIRNRGTDPIDLATGRMYLPQTDVVLPGVLPLAFTRRADSGYTTGRWFGPRWSSTIDQRLEVDDEGVVLVSDDGMLLAYPHGPEGQPVLPLAGPRRPLVRTADGYVLTDPVIGHTRRFTSPDAAGFALLTALHDRNDNRITFHYDADGTPTDIRHSGGHHLRLTTEAGRVTRLVLAGDGAREKDTVLRRYDYDGAGNLVEVVDADGGALRFTCDDRLRITSWTDSNDSRYTYRYDELDRCVAEGGDAGHITLRLSYDGTDPDDPDLRVTTVTTAAGAVSRLSVDAAANVVTETDPLGNTVRNAYDSRHHLVAHTDQLGHTTRYRVDALGRPLTVTRPDGAEIRFAYRGGGGPVSLTLPDGTSWEYRYDSRGNRIAEIDPAGAVTRFAYDEHGGPTEVTDALGAVTRLRCDPAGLPVEITDPLGNRSTRVLDRLGRPVTECDPLGRVTRSVWTAEGRLAERVEPDGSRQRWTYDGEGNRLSHTAPGGGVTTFEYTHFDLLAARTDPDGARHTFSYDASLRLTEVGDPLGRVWRYTYDDAGRLVGETDFDGNRFSYLLDAAGRVAARTNPLGQTVTYTYDMLGDPVAKSVDGAVTTFERDRNGVLIRATGPDCSIEWERDALGRILAETVDGHTLTYRYDRSGQPLERVTPSGVRTGFGFDAAGRLVTIGRPDRPFRLGLDAAGRETGRRLDGVFALHQEWDAADQLTGQTVSTGQGPGYRRSYRHSVDGYLLGSDDPLRGPSRFELDSMGQILGVTRPEGTERYAYDATGTLTRATWPDSLPGGEARGEWEHAGMRLTRAGDVRYRYDAAGRVVERRRTRLSRKPDVWRCTWDAEDRLTAVTTPDGTLWRYRYDPFGRRVAKLRMAADGVTVAEETRFTWDGQLITETEHVAGDGGTSHRTTLTWEYNGLRPLSQTERRTDPATQEEIDTRFFAIVTDIAGTPAELLDASGDVVWHSRATLWGVTGRGPDPAVSTPLRFAGQYFDPETGLHYNHHRYYDPRAARYVSLDPLGLGGGLNPVGYVRNPHVWVDPEGLSAYEPADPTWGGRVQYGPTGPGGRATGVRAYIQSDMLGGRTRPQGMPAGFTWRSGNNRTHLLGAQLGGSNRMRENFVTFRSFANSPVMRHIENQVAAAVRAGEDITYTVTPIYRNGTDVVPVGITIEAFGTNGFQFTPYNGTNPANSISILNI; from the coding sequence ATGGCTCGTGCGTCTGATTGGTCGCCGGTGGGGATGGAGTCGGATCCGACTCCGGGGAATCCGGACGAGGTCCGCACGTTGGCGGACGAGTTGCAGACGTTCGCCGATGATGTCGGTGAGGCGCTGGGGAAGATCCGGGGGCTTGCCGGGGACAGCGCCGTCCAGGACTGGTCGGGATTATCGGCGGACGCCTTCCGGGACGAGTTCGACGGCGTCCCCGAAAATCTGACCAAACTCCAGAACAGCTACGACTTATGCGCGCAGGCGTTGCAGACGTACTGGCCGAAGCTGGAGACCGCGCAGGGGGACGCGGACCGCGCGCTGGAACGTGCCATCGCCGCGCAGGCGGATCTCACGGCCGCGCAGAACGCCCTGGGTGACGCACAGGATTGGGTGTCGCGCGCCGGGGACGAGGCCGACCGTCTGGAGCGCGAGGGCGAGGGTGCACAGCCGCCGGACGACTCGGAGGTGCGTGCAGCGACGCGTGATCGGCAGGCGGCGCAGCAGGCGCAGGAGTCGGCGCAGGGGCGGGTGGACGACGCGCAGGGCCGTCTCGACGCCGCCCGCCAGTTGGCCGAGCAGGCGCGGGAGATGCGGGAGGACGCCGCCCGCGAGGCCGCACGTGACATCGACGAGGCGTCCGACGCCGGTATCCAGAACCGCAAGTGGTGGGAAGACGCCATCCACTGGGTGACCGAGAACTGGGACACCATCGTCGACGTCTGCAAAGCGATCGTCGCGGTCCTCGGCATCGTCGTCATGATCATCGGCGGGCCGTTGGCCTGGGTCGTCCTCGCCGCAGCCCTCGTCGTCCTCGCCGACACCCTCATCAAATACGCCAACGGCGAGGCATCCCTGTGGGACGTCGCGTTCGCCGCACTCGACTGCATTCCGGGGATGAAGGGCCTCACCACCCTCGGCGGCCTCGCCAAAGGTCTCCGAAGCCTCGGCACGATGGGCCTCCGTGGCATGGCGCAAGGGTTGCGCGGGCTGGCCCGCAGTGCCCGCGGGACGCTGAACGACGCCGCCCAGGGCGTCTACAGCCGCATGCGCAATCTCATCCGCAACCGGGGCACGGACCCCATCGACCTCGCCACCGGCCGGATGTACCTGCCGCAGACCGACGTCGTCCTGCCCGGCGTCCTGCCGCTCGCCTTCACCCGGCGCGCGGACTCCGGCTACACGACGGGCCGCTGGTTCGGCCCCCGCTGGTCGTCCACCATCGACCAGCGGCTCGAAGTGGACGACGAGGGCGTCGTCCTCGTCTCGGACGACGGCATGCTGCTGGCGTACCCGCACGGTCCGGAAGGACAGCCGGTGCTGCCGCTCGCCGGTCCGCGCCGGCCGCTCGTCCGCACCGCCGACGGGTACGTGCTCACCGACCCCGTCATCGGCCACACCCGGCGGTTCACCAGCCCGGACGCCGCCGGGTTCGCTCTGCTGACCGCGCTGCACGACCGCAACGACAACCGCATCACCTTCCACTACGACGCCGACGGCACGCCGACCGACATCCGTCACTCCGGCGGCCACCACCTCCGGCTGACCACCGAGGCCGGGCGCGTCACCCGCCTCGTCCTCGCCGGAGACGGAGCGCGGGAGAAGGACACCGTGCTGCGCCGGTACGACTACGACGGGGCCGGCAATCTGGTCGAGGTGGTCGACGCGGACGGCGGCGCCCTGCGCTTCACCTGCGACGACCGCCTGCGGATCACCTCCTGGACGGACAGCAACGACAGCCGCTACACCTACCGCTACGACGAGCTGGACCGCTGTGTCGCCGAGGGCGGTGATGCCGGGCACATCACGCTCCGGCTGTCCTACGACGGCACCGACCCCGACGATCCGGACCTGCGCGTCACGACCGTCACCACCGCCGCAGGGGCCGTGTCGCGGCTCTCCGTGGACGCGGCGGCGAATGTCGTCACCGAGACCGATCCCCTCGGCAACACGGTGCGCAACGCCTACGACAGCCGCCACCATCTCGTCGCGCACACCGATCAGCTCGGGCACACCACCCGCTACCGGGTCGACGCCCTCGGCCGCCCGCTCACGGTCACCCGCCCCGACGGAGCGGAGATCAGGTTCGCCTACCGGGGCGGGGGCGGTCCGGTGTCGCTCACCCTGCCGGACGGGACGTCCTGGGAGTACCGCTACGACTCCCGCGGCAACCGCATCGCCGAGATCGACCCGGCCGGGGCCGTCACACGGTTCGCCTACGACGAGCACGGCGGTCCGACCGAGGTCACGGACGCGCTGGGAGCTGTGACACGGCTGCGCTGCGACCCGGCCGGGTTGCCCGTCGAGATCACCGACCCGCTCGGCAACCGGTCGACCCGTGTCCTCGACCGGCTGGGCCGTCCGGTGACCGAGTGCGATCCGCTGGGGCGCGTCACCCGGAGCGTCTGGACCGCCGAGGGACGGCTGGCCGAGCGCGTCGAACCGGACGGCAGCCGCCAGCGGTGGACCTACGACGGCGAGGGCAACCGTCTCTCCCACACGGCGCCCGGCGGGGGCGTGACCACGTTCGAGTACACCCACTTCGATCTCCTGGCCGCCCGCACCGATCCGGACGGCGCGCGACACACGTTCTCGTACGACGCGTCGCTGCGGCTGACGGAGGTCGGCGACCCGCTCGGCCGGGTATGGCGGTACACCTACGACGACGCCGGACGCCTGGTGGGCGAGACCGACTTCGACGGGAACCGGTTCTCCTACCTGCTGGACGCGGCCGGGCGCGTGGCGGCCCGCACCAACCCCCTCGGGCAGACGGTCACCTACACCTACGACATGCTCGGCGACCCGGTCGCCAAGTCCGTCGACGGCGCCGTGACCACCTTCGAACGCGACCGCAACGGCGTGCTGATCCGCGCGACCGGCCCCGACTGCTCCATCGAGTGGGAACGGGACGCGCTCGGCAGGATCCTCGCCGAGACCGTCGACGGGCACACCCTCACCTACCGCTACGACCGGAGCGGTCAGCCCCTGGAGCGCGTCACGCCCTCGGGTGTGCGCACGGGCTTCGGCTTCGACGCGGCGGGCCGCCTTGTCACCATCGGCCGGCCGGACCGCCCGTTCCGCCTGGGCCTCGACGCCGCGGGCCGGGAGACCGGCCGGCGGCTCGACGGCGTGTTCGCCCTCCACCAGGAGTGGGACGCGGCCGACCAGTTGACCGGCCAGACGGTCAGCACCGGGCAGGGGCCGGGTTACCGCCGCTCCTACCGGCACAGCGTGGACGGGTACCTCCTGGGCTCGGACGATCCGCTGCGCGGCCCCAGCCGCTTCGAACTCGATTCCATGGGGCAGATCCTGGGCGTCACCCGGCCCGAGGGGACCGAGCGGTACGCGTACGACGCCACGGGCACGCTCACCCGCGCGACCTGGCCGGACTCCCTCCCGGGCGGCGAGGCCAGGGGGGAGTGGGAGCACGCGGGAATGCGGCTGACGCGGGCCGGTGACGTCCGATACCGGTACGACGCCGCCGGCCGCGTCGTGGAGCGCCGCCGGACCCGCCTGTCCCGCAAGCCCGACGTCTGGCGCTGCACCTGGGACGCGGAGGACCGGCTGACCGCCGTCACCACGCCGGACGGCACGCTGTGGCGCTACCGGTACGACCCGTTCGGTCGCCGTGTCGCCAAACTGCGGATGGCGGCCGATGGCGTCACTGTGGCCGAGGAGACCCGCTTCACCTGGGACGGCCAGCTCATCACCGAGACCGAGCACGTCGCGGGCGACGGCGGCACGTCCCACCGCACGACGCTCACCTGGGAGTACAACGGGCTGCGCCCGCTGTCCCAGACCGAGCGGCGGACGGACCCGGCGACGCAGGAGGAGATCGACACCCGGTTCTTCGCGATCGTCACCGACATCGCCGGCACGCCCGCCGAACTCCTCGACGCGTCGGGCGACGTCGTGTGGCACTCCCGGGCCACGCTGTGGGGTGTCACCGGACGCGGGCCGGATCCCGCCGTGTCCACGCCGTTGCGCTTCGCCGGTCAGTACTTCGACCCGGAGACGGGACTCCACTACAACCACCACCGCTACTACGACCCCCGGGCGGCCCGCTACGTCAGCCTCGATCCGCTCGGGCTCGGCGGCGGCCTGAACCCGGTCGGCTATGTGCGGAACCCCCACGTCTGGGTGGACCCCGAAGGGCTCTCGGCGTACGAGCCGGCCGACCCGACCTGGGGCGGCCGGGTTCAGTACGGCCCGACGGGACCGGGGGGCCGGGCGACCGGCGTCCGGGCGTACATCCAGAGCGACATGCTCGGCGGACGCACCCGCCCGCAGGGGATGCCCGCCGGATTCACCTGGCGCTCGGGGAACAACCGGACACACCTGCTCGGAGCGCAACTGGGCGGCTCGAACCGGATGCGGGAGAACTTCGTGACCTTCCGGTCCTTCGCCAACTCCCCCGTGATGCGGCACATCGAGAACCAGGTGGCGGCCGCCGTGCGGGCCGGTGAGGACATCACTTACACGGTCACGCCGATCTACCGGAACGGCACCGACGTGGTACCTGTGGGTATCACCATCGAGGCGTTCGGGACGAACGGCTTCCAGTTCACTCCCTACAACGGCACGAACCCCGCCAACTCCATCAGCATCCTCAACATCTAG
- a CDS encoding glycoside hydrolase family 6 protein, which translates to MPRTPRGKALAAAGLAGLLAAGGVTAVLVTRSGGDDRPGAAAGAPSAAEAEEALTAPSAQASLLAPSPEAALVPASPTTEEETAGGDRDDAGGDGDAAGAQDEGAGGGDGAAAPVRAALFVNPDAQVRRWLDDHPDDGRRDVIADSIANRPQGVWFTQYDPSSITGDVRAITSAAEASGTVPVLVSYMLPNRDCGGASSGGAPGTDAYDAWMDRFAAGIGAGPAIVILEPDSLALDDCLSGVDRDARRASLARAVDTLHDAAPQARVYLDAGHSQWHDPAEMADRLEAAGALDGADGIFTNVANFRATDQETAYAKAVLDALGGGLHAVIDTSRNGNGPVGEEWCDPPGRRVGHAPTTDTGDPDIGAYLWVKPPGEADGCAADAGTFSPQIAYDLALGN; encoded by the coding sequence GTGCCCCGGACGCCCCGGGGGAAGGCGCTGGCCGCGGCCGGTCTGGCCGGCCTGCTGGCGGCTGGCGGTGTGACGGCGGTGCTCGTCACCCGGTCCGGCGGCGACGACCGGCCGGGGGCCGCCGCCGGGGCGCCGTCCGCCGCCGAGGCGGAGGAGGCCCTGACCGCGCCGTCGGCCCAGGCGTCGCTCCTCGCGCCGTCCCCGGAGGCCGCGCTCGTGCCCGCCTCCCCCACGACGGAGGAGGAGACGGCGGGCGGGGACCGGGACGACGCGGGCGGCGACGGCGATGCGGCCGGCGCGCAGGACGAGGGCGCGGGCGGCGGGGACGGTGCCGCCGCCCCGGTGCGGGCCGCGCTGTTCGTGAACCCCGACGCACAGGTGCGCCGGTGGCTCGACGACCACCCGGACGACGGCCGCCGCGACGTGATCGCCGACAGCATCGCGAACCGTCCGCAGGGCGTGTGGTTCACCCAGTACGACCCGTCGTCCATCACCGGCGACGTGCGCGCCATCACCTCGGCCGCCGAGGCGTCCGGCACGGTGCCCGTCCTGGTCAGCTACATGCTGCCGAACCGCGACTGCGGCGGCGCCTCGTCCGGCGGCGCGCCGGGCACCGACGCCTACGACGCGTGGATGGATCGTTTCGCCGCCGGTATCGGCGCCGGTCCCGCCATCGTCATCCTCGAACCGGACTCGCTCGCCCTCGACGACTGCCTGTCAGGCGTCGACCGCGACGCGCGCCGAGCCTCCCTGGCGCGGGCCGTCGACACCCTGCACGACGCCGCTCCGCAGGCCCGCGTGTACCTCGACGCGGGTCACTCCCAGTGGCACGACCCGGCCGAGATGGCCGACCGTCTGGAGGCCGCCGGCGCGCTGGACGGCGCCGACGGCATCTTCACCAACGTGGCGAACTTCCGCGCCACCGACCAGGAGACGGCGTACGCCAAGGCCGTCCTCGACGCGCTCGGCGGCGGTCTGCACGCCGTCATCGACACCAGCCGCAACGGCAACGGCCCGGTGGGCGAAGAGTGGTGCGACCCGCCGGGGCGCCGCGTCGGGCACGCGCCCACGACCGACACCGGCGACCCGGACATCGGCGCCTACCTGTGGGTGAAACCGCCCGGCGAGGCGGACGGCTGCGCCGCCGACGCGGGGACGTTCTCACCGCAGATCGCGTACGACCTGGCCCTCGGCAACTGA
- a CDS encoding helix-turn-helix domain-containing protein, translated as MTTSTAAQKRARAKAEYNAFLAGCPSRQLLDRISDKWVVLILCALGGDNRPGRSGAAHDDAPKAMRYSEISRLLAGVSQKMLTQTLRSLERDGLLTRTVTPTVPVTVSYELTDLGLSLHHMTRGLREWAQTHMAEVLENRENHDARTS; from the coding sequence GTGACGACGTCCACGGCGGCCCAGAAGAGGGCTCGGGCGAAAGCGGAGTACAACGCGTTCCTGGCGGGGTGCCCCAGCCGGCAGTTGCTCGACCGGATCTCCGACAAGTGGGTCGTCCTGATCCTGTGTGCGCTGGGCGGCGACAACCGCCCCGGCCGGTCCGGCGCAGCCCACGACGATGCGCCGAAGGCGATGCGCTACTCCGAGATCTCCCGGCTCCTGGCCGGGGTCAGCCAGAAGATGCTGACCCAGACGCTGCGGTCGCTGGAGCGCGATGGTCTGCTCACCCGTACGGTGACACCGACTGTTCCCGTCACCGTCTCCTACGAGCTGACCGATCTCGGTCTCTCGCTGCACCACATGACGCGCGGACTCAGGGAATGGGCGCAGACGCACATGGCCGAGGTTCTCGAGAACCGTGAGAACCACGACGCCCGCACCTCCTGA
- a CDS encoding helix-turn-helix transcriptional regulator, protein MIDFSALRTDKGEISALQEVPERDDFSEPPQRPTAVERLGANVRRVRVGRRMTQKGLSSATGYSESYISQVESGQLVPSLKFVQGCDTAFETHGLFADLLKQLEEGDAPSWFLPYLQLERRASRILDYSPNLIMGVLQTEAYARAVFEAAHPREEPQVIDGKVEARLRRRVVFQRAKPPELWVILHEGCLRTVVGGPTVMAEQLAYLLEASISPWIDLQVLPFSAGVVAEHLMPYTLLALSDRPAVMYSDGPRGGRVYDSAETVAWSFDNYDRLRANALSLNRSRSLIESLLKELHDAR, encoded by the coding sequence ATGATCGACTTCTCCGCGCTCCGGACAGACAAAGGGGAGATCAGCGCATTGCAAGAGGTGCCAGAACGGGACGACTTCAGTGAACCCCCACAGCGGCCGACGGCGGTGGAACGCCTCGGCGCCAACGTGCGGCGGGTGCGAGTGGGTCGGCGGATGACGCAGAAGGGGCTGTCCAGCGCCACCGGATACTCCGAGAGCTACATCAGCCAGGTGGAGTCAGGACAGTTGGTCCCGAGCCTGAAATTCGTACAGGGCTGCGACACGGCCTTCGAGACGCACGGGCTGTTCGCCGACCTGCTCAAGCAGTTGGAGGAGGGCGACGCCCCCTCGTGGTTCCTGCCCTACCTGCAACTGGAACGCCGCGCGTCACGGATACTGGACTACTCGCCCAACTTGATCATGGGCGTGCTCCAGACTGAGGCGTACGCCCGAGCGGTGTTCGAGGCGGCGCACCCACGGGAAGAGCCCCAAGTGATCGACGGCAAGGTCGAAGCCAGACTTCGCCGACGTGTGGTGTTTCAACGGGCGAAGCCACCAGAGCTGTGGGTCATCCTTCACGAAGGGTGCCTTCGCACTGTGGTTGGGGGGCCGACCGTGATGGCCGAGCAGTTGGCCTATCTGTTGGAAGCGTCGATCTCCCCGTGGATCGATTTGCAGGTGCTGCCCTTCTCGGCTGGAGTCGTCGCTGAGCACCTGATGCCATACACACTGCTCGCGCTGAGTGACCGACCTGCAGTGATGTATTCGGACGGGCCGCGCGGTGGCCGGGTCTACGACTCTGCTGAGACGGTTGCATGGAGTTTCGATAACTATGATCGTCTGCGGGCCAACGCCTTGTCTCTGAACCGGTCGCGGTCCCTGATCGAATCCCTGT